The following are encoded in a window of Thunnus albacares chromosome 17, fThuAlb1.1, whole genome shotgun sequence genomic DNA:
- the LOC122966964 gene encoding apoptosis regulator BAX-like isoform X2: MASHPGGGDQGNSKEQILEVGAVLLKDFIYERVQRHGDDNTKVTRAQLGGGELCDPNHKKLAQCLQQIGDELDGNVELQRMINDSSLSPTKEMFMRVAVEIFSDGKFNWGRVVALFYFACRLVIKALVTNVPDIIRTIITWTMDYLREHVINWIRDQGGWEGIRSHFGTPTWQTVGVFLAGVLTTVLVIRKM, translated from the exons ATGGCATCGCACCCGGGAGGAGGTGATCAAG GAAACAGCAAAGAGCAGATACTGGAAGTAGGAGCTGTTTTGTTAAAGGA CTTCATCTACGAGCGTGTCCAGCGGCATGGAGACGACAATACTAAAGTGACAAGGGCACAGCTGGGTGGAGGAGAGCTGTGTGACCCAAACCACAAGAAGCTTGCCCAGTGCCTGCAGCAGATTGGAGATGAGTTGGATGGAAATGTAGAGCTCCAAAG GATGATAAACGACTCTTCACTCAGTCCCACGAAAGAGATGTTTATGAGAGTCGCCGTTGAGATCTTCTCGGATGGAAAATTCAACTGGGGCAGGGTGGTTGCGCTGTTCTACTTTGCCTGTCGACTCGTCATCAAA GCTCTTGTGACTAATGTTCCTGATATCATCAGAACAATAATCACTTGGACCATGGACTACCTCCGGGAACATGTGATCAACTGGATCAGGGATCAAGGTGGCTGG GAGGGCATTCGCTCCCACTTCGGCACTCCCACATGGCAAACGGTGGGGGTTTTCCTTGCGGGTGTCCTCACCACTGTTCTAGTCATTCGCAAGATGTGA
- the LOC122966964 gene encoding apoptosis regulator BAX-like isoform X1 translates to MASHPGGGDQGSNGNSKEQILEVGAVLLKDFIYERVQRHGDDNTKVTRAQLGGGELCDPNHKKLAQCLQQIGDELDGNVELQRMINDSSLSPTKEMFMRVAVEIFSDGKFNWGRVVALFYFACRLVIKALVTNVPDIIRTIITWTMDYLREHVINWIRDQGGWEGIRSHFGTPTWQTVGVFLAGVLTTVLVIRKM, encoded by the exons ATGGCATCGCACCCGGGAGGAGGTGATCAAGGTAGCAACG GAAACAGCAAAGAGCAGATACTGGAAGTAGGAGCTGTTTTGTTAAAGGA CTTCATCTACGAGCGTGTCCAGCGGCATGGAGACGACAATACTAAAGTGACAAGGGCACAGCTGGGTGGAGGAGAGCTGTGTGACCCAAACCACAAGAAGCTTGCCCAGTGCCTGCAGCAGATTGGAGATGAGTTGGATGGAAATGTAGAGCTCCAAAG GATGATAAACGACTCTTCACTCAGTCCCACGAAAGAGATGTTTATGAGAGTCGCCGTTGAGATCTTCTCGGATGGAAAATTCAACTGGGGCAGGGTGGTTGCGCTGTTCTACTTTGCCTGTCGACTCGTCATCAAA GCTCTTGTGACTAATGTTCCTGATATCATCAGAACAATAATCACTTGGACCATGGACTACCTCCGGGAACATGTGATCAACTGGATCAGGGATCAAGGTGGCTGG GAGGGCATTCGCTCCCACTTCGGCACTCCCACATGGCAAACGGTGGGGGTTTTCCTTGCGGGTGTCCTCACCACTGTTCTAGTCATTCGCAAGATGTGA